CTACGAGCACACGCCCCTGGTCTCGGTTCAGTCGTGGAGCGAGGTCGCGGCTGGGACGCCTCTCTTCGAGACCCTGATCGTGTTCGACAACTTCCTCTTGAGCTCGCGGATGCGGGCCGAAGGCGGCTCGTGGCGGAACCGTGATTTCTGGCTGCACGAGGAAACCAACTATCCCCTGACCCTCTACGGGTACGCCGAGGAAGAGCTGTTACTCAAGATCGCCTATGACCGCAGCCAATTCACACCGGAGACGATGGATCGCCTGCTGGGACATCTGGTAACCGTGCTTGCGGAGATGCCCGCCCGAGCCGATCGACCGATCAGCGAGATCGCGTTGTTGACCGAGGACGAACGCCAGCTGATGCTCTCCGATTGGAACAAAACCGAAACCGAGTATCCGCGGGAGGCGACGATCCAACAGCTCTTCGAACGTCAGGTAAAAGCGACCCCCGATCACGAGGCGGTCGTGTGTCGCGACCAGTCGCTGACCTATGAAGAGCTCAATACCAGAGCGAATCAGCTGGCACATCACCTGCGCGACCTCGAGGTAGGTCCCGACACCCTGGTGGGAATCTACGTCGAGAGGTCCGTCGAAATGGTGGTGGCGATCCTCGGCGTGCTCAAGGCCGGTGGCGCCTATGTGCCGCTGGATCCGACCTATCCACAACAGCGCGTCAAATTAATGCTCGATGACTCCGGTCTGGGGGTCCTCCTGACCCAGGAGGCACTAGTAGATAGCCTACCGGCGACCGAGGCGCGCGTCGTGTGTATCGATAGGGAATGGCCGGAGATTCTCACTTGCTCCTCCACGAATCCAGTAAGTGCGGTCGGTCCCAACAACCTCGCCTACGTGATCTACACCTCGGGCTCGACGGGCAGGCCAAAGGGAGTGGCGGTCGAGCACCGCAACGTAGTCAATTTCTTCGCCGGCATGGATGAGCGGATCCAACACGACCCACCCGGAGTTTGGCTCGCGGTTACCAGCCTGTCGTTCGACATCTCCGTTCTCGAGCTGCTCTGGACTCTTGCTCGCGGCTTCAAAGTGGTCGTTCACGTTGAAGAAACCAAACTCCCGGCACGTGCGCCGCTCGCCCACGCCGAGCAGCCGATGGATTTCAGTCTGTTCTACTTCGCCAGCGGTGAAGGCGGAGATCAGGACAAGTACCGGCTGGTCTTAGAGGGCGCCAAGTTTGCCGACCGCAACGGCTTTTTGGCCGTGTGGACACCCGAGAGGCATTTTCACGCCTTTGGGGGGTTGTACCCGAATCCCGCGGTGATGGGGGCGGCTCTCGCTTCGAGCACGGAGCGCGTCAAGATCTGCGCCGGCAGCGTGGTTCTGCCTCTCCACAGCCCGATCCGAGTGGCCGAGGAGTGGTCGTTGGTCGACAATCTCTCGGGCGGCCGCGTAGGCATAGCCTTTGCCTCTGGGTGGAACCCGAATGACTTCGTGCTCCGGCCCGAGAGCTGGGCGGATGCGAAGACGATCATGTTTCGTGATCTCGAGGTCGTTAGGCACCTGTGGCGAGGCGAAGCGGTTTCGTTCCCAGGGGCCAAGGGCGAGCCGGTCGAGATTCGAACCTTGCCCCATCCGATTCAGAAGGAGCTGCCGATTTGGGTCACCACAGCCGGCAACCCCGACACTTATCGGATGGCTGGCGCAATTGGCGCCAATATCCTGACCCATCTCCTCGGTCAAACGACCAGCGAGGTCGAGGAGTGCATCGACCTCTATCGCGAGGCACTCTCCGAGTATGGTCACGATCCCGCCGCTGGCTGCGTCACCATGATGCTCCATACTTTCGTCGGCGACAACCTGGACGAGGTGCGCGAGACCGTTCGTGAGCCGATGACCGACTACCTGCGCAGCGCGCTAGGGCTGGTCAAGAACTTCGCGGCGGAGTGGACGGCCTTCAAGAAGCGCTCCGACGGCTCGACCGATGTAGACATCAACAGTCTCTCAGAGGACGAGATGGAGGGCCTACTCGCCTATTCGTTCGAGCGCTACTTCGAGACGAGCGGGTTGTTCGGCACACCGGCGCGCTGTCTCGAGATCGTCGACGACCTCAAAGGCATCGGTATCGATGAGATCGCGTGTCTCATCGACTTCGGCGTCGACACCGATGAGGCTCTGGCCCACCTGGAGCCGCTCAACCTCGTCCGCCAAATGGCGGCCGCCCGTTCTGAAAACAACCTGCGAGACTACTCCCTGGCGGCCTCGATTCGACGCCACGGGGTGACTCACCTCCAATGCACGCCGTCGACGGCCAGCATGTATCTGATGGACGAGGAAACCAAGAGCGCCCTGCCCAAGCTGCACACGCTGATCCTGGGGGGCGAGGCTTTCCCACAGCCCCTGGCTCGCGAGCTCCAAGCGTTGGATCTCAATGAAGTGATCAACATGTACGGACCGACCGAGACCACGATCTGGTCGTCCACACAAGCAGTAGACCTGAACGAGGGGACGATTCCCCTGGGTCGACCGATCGCCAATACCGAGCTGTACATCCTGGACAGCGACGGCCAGCCCGTACCGGTCGGCGTCGCCGGTGAGCTTCACATTGGTGGCGATGGTGTCGTCCGTGGCTACCTCCATCAGCCGGAGCTCACGGCCGAGCGGTTCGTGTCGCATCCCTTCGGACGAACCGATGAGGACCGTCTCTACCGCACCGGCGACCTCGCTCGCTATCGGGCGGACGGCAACGTCGAGTTTCTCGGGCGCCTCGATCATCAGGTCAAGATCCGAGGACATCGAATCGAGCTCGGCGAGATCGAGGCGGTCATCGATCAGGACCCGGCGGTGCGGGACGTCGTCGTCAGCGCCCGTGAGGACGTGACCGGCGACCAGCGTCTGGTCGCTTATCTCATCGCGAAACCGGGCGAGCCCTTGGAGTACGAGCGACTCCGAACCCATCTGCGCAAGCAGCTGCCGGAGCCGATGGTGCCAGCGCACTTCATCGAGCTCGAGTCCTTTCCTCTGACGCCCAACGGCAAGATCGATCGCCGGGCGCTGCCGGCGCCTGCTGATGCCGTCCCGACGACCGCGAGTGAGCCGCCAGCGGCGGCCAACGAAATCGAGAAGACGATCATCGAAATCTGGAAGAAAGTCCTGGTGATACCGCGGGTGGGCACTCGCGACAACTTCTTCGACATTGG
This portion of the bacterium genome encodes:
- a CDS encoding LLM class flavin-dependent oxidoreductase — its product is MLSQVIEDSYPLSPMQQGMVYHHLSAPGAGVDCEQIVCTLREPLELDLFQQAWNAVANRHPAIRTRFRWESLDEPVQEVVAEVELPWEIKDLRGLPEPAQAEALASFLRADRRRRFELDRAPLMRFGVMQMADDHYEVIWSFHHILFDGRSFPVLLKEVFVLYEALGRGENLVLESARPYGEHVRWLETLDHSRAESFWRKRLVGIGSATPLPGAERSMPAAHEPIGPGEAKRTLTKQATDDLRSLAENRSVTVNTLLQAAWALLLSRYSNQKEVVFGAVRACRHGGIEDAKSVVGVFMNALPVRATIEPRQSLGEWLEEVRRQELEVRDYEHTPLVSVQSWSEVAAGTPLFETLIVFDNFLLSSRMRAEGGSWRNRDFWLHEETNYPLTLYGYAEEELLLKIAYDRSQFTPETMDRLLGHLVTVLAEMPARADRPISEIALLTEDERQLMLSDWNKTETEYPREATIQQLFERQVKATPDHEAVVCRDQSLTYEELNTRANQLAHHLRDLEVGPDTLVGIYVERSVEMVVAILGVLKAGGAYVPLDPTYPQQRVKLMLDDSGLGVLLTQEALVDSLPATEARVVCIDREWPEILTCSSTNPVSAVGPNNLAYVIYTSGSTGRPKGVAVEHRNVVNFFAGMDERIQHDPPGVWLAVTSLSFDISVLELLWTLARGFKVVVHVEETKLPARAPLAHAEQPMDFSLFYFASGEGGDQDKYRLVLEGAKFADRNGFLAVWTPERHFHAFGGLYPNPAVMGAALASSTERVKICAGSVVLPLHSPIRVAEEWSLVDNLSGGRVGIAFASGWNPNDFVLRPESWADAKTIMFRDLEVVRHLWRGEAVSFPGAKGEPVEIRTLPHPIQKELPIWVTTAGNPDTYRMAGAIGANILTHLLGQTTSEVEECIDLYREALSEYGHDPAAGCVTMMLHTFVGDNLDEVRETVREPMTDYLRSALGLVKNFAAEWTAFKKRSDGSTDVDINSLSEDEMEGLLAYSFERYFETSGLFGTPARCLEIVDDLKGIGIDEIACLIDFGVDTDEALAHLEPLNLVRQMAAARSENNLRDYSLAASIRRHGVTHLQCTPSTASMYLMDEETKSALPKLHTLILGGEAFPQPLARELQALDLNEVINMYGPTETTIWSSTQAVDLNEGTIPLGRPIANTELYILDSDGQPVPVGVAGELHIGGDGVVRGYLHQPELTAERFVSHPFGRTDEDRLYRTGDLARYRADGNVEFLGRLDHQVKIRGHRIELGEIEAVIDQDPAVRDVVVSAREDVTGDQRLVAYLIAKPGEPLEYERLRTHLRKQLPEPMVPAHFIELESFPLTPNGKIDRRALPAPADAVPTTASEPPAAANEIEKTIIEIWKKVLVIPRVGTRDNFFDIGGHSLLAVRAHRELTKAFETRLAITDLFRFPTVQALARHIDADAQGDDRSVARDRGQMRRASRARRRSRARSV